In Chthoniobacterales bacterium, the sequence GAAGACCCGTCCGCTCCCGAGCTGTGGACCCAGATTTTTCCCGACGAGAGCTACCTCGAAGCCATCGTTACTTGGAACAAGATCTACCCGAAACTCTCGCTCCTGAAGGACCTGATCGACCAAAAGCTCTGGGAGACCTACCGCTTCAACATCTGCTTCCCGAGCACCTCGAGCGGCGGCACCACGCCTTCGCAACTCTCCTGGGGCTCGATCATCTCGCAGGGAGTCGGCCTGAACCTCGTTTACCGTCCGCTCACCGTCACGACCAGCGGCTCGCTCGTCGCCGGCATGGATAACATCGTCATCGGCCAGCAAAGCGAGCTCACTCAGTATCTCACCGCCGCGGAAATCGGCGCCGTGGACGGCAGCTTCATCGCCGTGAAGCCGCTGCCGGGCGATCCCACGCATTTCCTGCTCGTGATCAGCGGCCGCAGCGAGGAGGAGGTCAGCCAGGCCTGCTACGCCTTCTCCCTCATCAATTTCCCGCTGCCCGATTCGCAATACGCGAAGGTCGACAAGATCAACTTCCCGCAGAAGGAATTCTGGGTCACCCACGCTCCGATCAAAGAGGCGGGCATCTACAGCTTCCGCCAGCTCGGGATGGAGAAGAACGTGAGCATCCAGGGCTGGAACACCGGGGGTGTGCAGCTGGAGACCTACATGCCCGGCGACCTCTCGCAGGATGACGGCGCGAATATCGAACTCCGCCTCCATTTCGCCTACGGCGCCGCCTTCCGGCAGGACTCCGTGCTCAACATGTTCGTGAACCGCGAGTTCCAATACGCCATCCGCCTCGACGACCTGCGTGGCGCGTCGGCCTACGGCTACAAGGTGTATCTTCCGGTCAAGGCGTTCCAGCCGGGGCGCAACGTCGTCGAGATCGCGCCGAAGATGGTGCCGCTCATCACCGGCGACTGCCAGATGGTCCAGAACGAGAACCTCTGGTTCACGCTTTACCGCGATTCGGACTTCGTCGTGCCGCACCTTCAGAAAAAGGCCCGCCTGCCGAACTTCAACCTCTTCTCGCAGACGGCGTTCCCGTTTACCTCGACTCCGGATGGCCTCGACCTCGCGGTGCTCGTCGCGGGCAAGGATAACATCAGCATCTGCGCCGCGTGGATGCTCCTCGCGAAGATGTCCCAGGTGAGTGGTTCCGTGCTCTACAAGGCGGAAATGACCTACACGGCCCCGAAGACGAAGAAGGACCTCCTCATCGTCGGTCCGATCGACACGATTCCCGACGATGTCCTCACGACGTCGCCGGTCAGCCTCCAGCAGCTCGGCCGCCTGCGCTACCTCGTGGACGTGAGCCCGACGCCGGAAGGCACGGCCATCGGCCCGGTCGAGGAAGTGATCGAGAAGCTGCGCGGCGTGCCCTCCGATCGCGCCGAGCGTGAGCAGCCGACCACCGTGGAATTCCAGAACACGTCCGACCTCCTCGACGACACCGTTGCGGTCGGTTACGAGTCGCCGTTTGCCCGCGCCCGCGGCGCGATGCTGGTGACTGCGAAAGACAGCGCCACACTTTACAACGGCATCGTCAACCTGCAGGACCGCATGTTCTGGGACAACCTTTCGGGCAACCTCGCCGTCTGGAACAAGACGCCCCGTTCGCTCGCCACGGCGCGCCTCGGTCCGGAGTTCATCTACAAAGTCGATAACCCGATCATGCGCACGCAGAACAAGCTCAATGGCAACCCCATCGTGTTTGTGGTCGTGACCTTCCTCACGATCGGTATCCTTGCCATCGTCTTCCTCAAACTCCTCAAGAAGAAAGCCCCGAAGGTTTAATTCCATGAATCAACGCCTCGCGTCCCCCGCGAAGCTTTCCCGATGAAACGGAGACGCTCAACGCTGCCGCATCGCCGGGCGCTGTCCAAGCCGGGCGGCACGCCGATCTGGTGTGAGCGCCGCACGGCCATCGGCTTCGGGGTGGCGGCGCTCGTGGCGTTGCTGCTCTGGCTCTTCCTGCCAGGCGATCCCTACGCGCT encodes:
- a CDS encoding cellulose biosynthesis cyclic di-GMP-binding regulatory protein BcsB → MKNRVTNSNGARRGRWGAAIAAGVALLISPAQAQFTPTIPATSPAPGAVGTPGASDANTPALAGASTVRLPLRQLVGAKEPIYLMTAQSIRTLFVPLSPRYNVKSCKLRLSFTNSIALLSERSTLRVVLNDKVVAQFYLSRNNPDQTVDIELPVKYLEWGSNQLQFVVSQHYTLECEDPSAPELWTQIFPDESYLEAIVTWNKIYPKLSLLKDLIDQKLWETYRFNICFPSTSSGGTTPSQLSWGSIISQGVGLNLVYRPLTVTTSGSLVAGMDNIVIGQQSELTQYLTAAEIGAVDGSFIAVKPLPGDPTHFLLVISGRSEEEVSQACYAFSLINFPLPDSQYAKVDKINFPQKEFWVTHAPIKEAGIYSFRQLGMEKNVSIQGWNTGGVQLETYMPGDLSQDDGANIELRLHFAYGAAFRQDSVLNMFVNREFQYAIRLDDLRGASAYGYKVYLPVKAFQPGRNVVEIAPKMVPLITGDCQMVQNENLWFTLYRDSDFVVPHLQKKARLPNFNLFSQTAFPFTSTPDGLDLAVLVAGKDNISICAAWMLLAKMSQVSGSVLYKAEMTYTAPKTKKDLLIVGPIDTIPDDVLTTSPVSLQQLGRLRYLVDVSPTPEGTAIGPVEEVIEKLRGVPSDRAEREQPTTVEFQNTSDLLDDTVAVGYESPFARARGAMLVTAKDSATLYNGIVNLQDRMFWDNLSGNLAVWNKTPRSLATARLGPEFIYKVDNPIMRTQNKLNGNPIVFVVVTFLTIGILAIVFLKLLKKKAPKV